A genomic window from Treponema maltophilum ATCC 51939 includes:
- the rfbB gene encoding dTDP-glucose 4,6-dehydratase gives MERRLRNILVTGGAGFIGSNFIHYLFDKTPFTGRIVNADSLTYCGNLENLADIERRFGSNGTDEKGRYVFCKADICDASVQDKLFADYDIDTVVHFAAESHVDRSIAGPQAFVRTNVEGTFTLLECARRRWTLKDGSMRSDVLFHHISTDEVFGSLGQDGYFTETTAYAPRSPYSASKAASDHLALAWHSTYGLPVTLSNCSNNYGPYQFPEKLIPLMILNIREKKELPVYGDGKNIRDWLFVEDHNSAVWLILNKGRAGQTYNIGGENEWENIRLLRKLIELTAEKLQEKGTPVSAADIEKTIRFVADRPGHDRRYAIDCSKIKKELGWQRSVGFEEGLKKTVAWYIENPAWIRSVKTGSYRNWLEQNYTNR, from the coding sequence ATGGAAAGACGTTTACGCAATATTTTGGTTACCGGCGGCGCGGGGTTTATCGGCAGCAATTTTATTCACTACCTGTTCGATAAAACGCCTTTTACGGGCAGAATCGTCAATGCCGACAGCCTTACTTACTGCGGCAACCTTGAAAACCTTGCCGACATAGAGCGCCGCTTCGGTTCGAACGGAACCGACGAAAAAGGACGCTATGTGTTTTGCAAAGCCGACATTTGCGATGCCTCTGTGCAGGATAAATTGTTCGCCGATTACGATATAGATACGGTCGTGCATTTTGCGGCCGAAAGTCACGTAGACCGTTCGATTGCCGGCCCGCAAGCCTTTGTGCGCACAAACGTTGAAGGAACTTTTACCCTGCTCGAATGCGCGCGACGCCGCTGGACGCTCAAAGACGGTTCCATGCGCTCCGACGTGCTTTTTCATCATATAAGCACCGACGAAGTGTTCGGCTCTTTGGGACAAGACGGCTATTTTACCGAAACGACAGCCTATGCGCCGCGCAGTCCGTATTCGGCAAGCAAGGCGGCCTCCGACCATTTGGCGCTCGCCTGGCACAGCACCTACGGACTTCCCGTAACGCTTTCGAACTGCTCGAACAATTACGGCCCCTACCAATTCCCCGAAAAGCTCATTCCGCTTATGATTTTAAACATTCGGGAAAAAAAAGAGCTTCCCGTCTACGGCGACGGCAAAAACATCCGCGATTGGCTTTTTGTCGAAGACCACAACAGCGCCGTGTGGCTCATTTTAAACAAGGGTAGAGCCGGACAAACCTACAATATCGGCGGAGAAAACGAATGGGAAAACATCCGCCTTTTGCGCAAGCTGATTGAGCTGACCGCCGAAAAGTTGCAGGAAAAGGGAACCCCCGTATCCGCCGCCGACATCGAAAAAACGATCCGCTTTGTCGCCGACCGTCCCGGCCACGACCGCCGCTACGCCATCGATTGTTCAAAAATCAAAAAAGAATTGGGCTGGCAGCGCTCCGTCGGTTTTGAGGAAGGCTTAAAAAAGACGGTCGCGTGGTACATCGAAAATCCCGCATGGATCCGCAGCGTTAAAACCGGCTCGTACCGCAACTGGCTCGAGCAAAACTATACGAATCGGTAA